The sequence GGTTACACGTCGGCTGTGTACTCTGCGCGTGCCGACCTCAAGCCCTTGATCTTCGAGGGTTCGGTCACCGCCGGCGGCGCGCTGATGAACACCACCGAGGTGGAGAACTTCCCCGGCTTCCCCGACGGCATCATGGGCCCCGACCTCATGGACAACATGCGCAAGCAGGCCGAGCGGTTCGGCGCCGAGCTGATCGCCGACGACGTGGTCGAGGTCGACCTGACCGTCACCCCCAAGGTCGTCAGGACCGCCACCGACACCTACCACGCCAAGGCCGTCATCCTGGCCATGGGCTCCGGCTACCGCGAGCTGGGCGTGCCCAACGAGAAGCGCCTGTCCGGCCACGGCGTCTCCTGGTGCGCCACCTGCGACGGCTTCTTCTTCCGCGGCCAGGACATCGTGGTCGTCGGCGGCGGCGACACCGCCATGGAGGAGGCCATCTTCCTCACCCGGTTCGCCGGCTCGGTGACCGTCGTGCACCGCCGCGACGAGCTGCGCGCCAGCAAGATCATGCAGGACCGCGCGTTCGCCAACGAGAAGATCCGTTTCGTCTGGGACAGCGAGGTCGCCGACGTCCTGGGCGAGTCCAAGGTCTCCGGGGTCCGCCTGCGCAACCTCAAGACCGGCGAGGAGAGCGAGCTCCCGGCCACCGGCCTGTTCATCGCGATCGGCCACGACCCCCGCACCGAGCTCGTCAAGGGCCAGGTGGAGCTCGACGACGAGGGCTACATCAAGGTCGACTCCCCCTCCACGCGGACCAACCTTGACGGTGTCTTCGCCGCCGGCGACGTCGTCGACCACACCTACCGCCAGGCGATCACCGCCGCGGGCACCGGCACCGCCGCCTCGCTCGACGCCGAGCGCTGGCTGAGCGACCACGACGACAACTGACACCAACAGCACCATCGGATAGGGAGAGCAGGAACCTTGGGCGCCATCAAGAACGTGACCGACGCCAGCTTCGACGCCGACGTCCTCAAGAGCGACAAGCCCGTCATCGTCGACTTCTGGGCCGAGTGGTGCGGCCCCTGCCGCCAGGTCGCGCCGATCCTGGAGGAGATCGCGAACGAGCAGGCCGACAAGCTGACCATCGTCAAGCTGAACGTCGACGAGAACCCGTCAACTGCCGGCAATTACGGCGTACTCCAGATTCCGACCCTGAACGTCTATAAGAACGGAGAGGTCGTGAAGCAGATCATCGGCGCCAAGCCGAAGGCCATGCTGCTCCGCGAGCTCGAGGGCATCATCTAGGCCCCCTGCGGCCCGCGCACCCCACGGCGCACGCCGTACCACCCGCTTCCGAGCGGCACACCCACCCAGTGAAAGCCCCCTCGCCCGACGGCAGGGGGCTTTCGCGCGTCCTCCAAAGGGAGTCCATACCAGGCCCAGATGAGCCATAGCGCCTCTCCGGGCGGAGCCGCGGGCCCGGGAGCCCGGGGCCGTCAGACGGGCCGTAGCGCTCTCTCAGGGCTCATTGAGCCCAGCAGTCTCTCCAGCGCCACCTCGACGTCCTCCCGCCACGACACGGCGGTCTTGAGCTCAAGGCGGAGCCGGGGGAAGCGCAGATGCGGCCGGACCGTCTTGAACCCCACGGAGAGCAGGTAGTCGGCGGGCATCAGGCACGCCCCCGGCTGCTCCCACTTCAGGTCGCCGAACGCCTCGATCGCCCGCACCCCGCGCCGGGTCAGATCCTTGGCCACGCCCTGGACCAGCATCCGGCCCAGGCCACCGCCGGAGAACTCGGGGACGATGTGCGCGGTCATCAGCAGCACGGCGTCGGCGCTGACCGGCGAGGTCGGGAAGGCCACCGAGCGCGGCACGTAGTGCGGCGGCGCGTAGAGCACGAAACCGGCCGCCACGCCGTCCACATAGACGATCTTGCCGCAGCTCCCCCACTCCAGCAGGGTGGACGAGATCCAGGCCTCTTTCTCCAGCCCCGGATCACCGACCTCGACGGCCCGGTTCCCGTTCACGGGATCCAGCTCCCAGAAGACGCACCGGCGGCAACGGCGCGGCAGGTCGTCGAGATTGTCGAGTGTGACGTTTGCCAGCCGACGCGACACCTGTTGGCCCCAATCCTGGCGAGACGAGTGCAAGCCATGGCGAAAAACGCGCGAAAACGGCGTCTCCAGCTGGCATCGTAGCTCAGTGAGGGCCCTGGTTTCAGGGTGTCCCGTCCCCCCACGCAGACGACAATAGCCACTGACGTACCCTGGTTTCTCTAAGCATGAGCACCTTGTGCTCCACATAATCTAGGAGGTGGACCGTGCCCCAAGAGTCAGATCACGGTCAGACCGTCGCGGCCCAAGGCTCCCGCATCGACGCCTACGTCGACCGGTACGCCGCACGAGCTACCGGGATGGTCGCCTCCGAGGTTCGAGCTCTTTTCGCCGTCGCGTCGAGGCCCGAGGTGGTCTCGCTCGCCGGTGGCATGCCGTACGTCACGGCACTCCCCCTCGACACCGTGGGGGAGCTCGTCGCCGATCTGGTGGCCCGCCGGGGCCCGGTCGCCCTGCAGTACGGCTCCGGCCAGGGCGACCCGCACCTGCGCGAGCAGATCTGCGACGTCATGCGCATGGAGGGGATCGAGGCCAACGCCGACGACGTCGTGGTGACCGTCGGTTCGCAGCAGGCACTCGACCTGATCACCCGCATCTTCATCGACCCCGGCGACGTCATCCTCGCCGAGGGGCCCTCCTACGTGGGCGCGCTGGGCACCTTCTCCGCCTACCAGGCCAAGGTCATCCACATCGCCATGGACGACGAGGGGATCATCCCCGAGTCGCTCGCCCAGACCATCTACGCCCTCAAGACCGCGGGCAGCCCGATCAAGTTCCTGTACACCATCCCCACCTTCCAGAACCCCGCCGGAGTGACGCTCAACGTGGCGCGCAGGCAGCAGGTGCTGGACATCTGCCAGCGAGCCGACGTGCTGATCGTCGAGGACAACCCGTACGGCATGCTCGGCTTCGACGGTGAGCCCATGCGGGCGCTGCGCGCCGACAACGCCGACGGCGTGGTCTACCTCGGCTCGTTCTCCAAGACCCTGGCCCCCGGTTTCCGGGTCGGCTGGGCGCTGGCCCCGCACGCCATCCGCGACAAGCTGGTGCTCGCGATGGAGTCTGCGGTCCTGTCCCACTCCTCCTTCACCCAGCTCGCCGTCGGGCAGTACCTCGCCACCCAGCCGTGGCGTGAGCAGATCAAGACCTTCCGGGAGCTCTATCGCGAGCGGCGGGACGCCATGCTCAGCTCGCTTGAGGCCCTCATGCCCGCCGACTTCACCTGGACCCGCCCCAGCGGCGGTTTCTTCGTCTGGGCCACCCTGCCCGAGGGGCTCGACTCCAAGGCGCTCCTGCCACGCGCGGTCTCCGAGCGGGTGGCCTTCGTCCCGGGCACCGGCTTCTACGCCGACGGCGGCGGTGCGCGGCACATGCGGCTGTCCTACTGCTACCCGGAGCCCGACCGCATCCGCGAAGGCGTCCGCCGCCTGGCCGGAGTGATCGAGCAGGAGCTGCGGCTGCGCGACACGTTCGGCACCGGCTCCTCTCCCGACCACATCGGAGTGGACACCCCGGGGCCGGATCTCGCCTGACACCTTCCCCGGCAGGCGCCTCCAGGCGGAGGCGCCTGCCGACATGGGATCACTCGGGTGCACACCGACGCGGCGAGTTGCCGTACGGTGATTTCCGGCGTCGTTGTGCGGCGAACACCCCGGTCGTGGTGAGAGCCCCTCATTGGCTCGGCGCGGGCAGCAAAGAGAGGTATTTCGGGTGAGTGATCTGGGCTACGTGCTCGTCCTGGCAGGCGGACTGTCTTACGAGCGGGAGGTGTCCCTCCGCTCCGGCCGCCGGGTGAGCGAGGTGCTGCGCACGGCGGGGATCGTCGTGGAGACCCGTGACACCGACGCCTCGCTCGTGCCCTCCATACTCGCCGACCCGCCGGACGCGGTCTTCGTCACCCTTCACGGCGGGGCCGGTGAGGACGGCGCCATCCGCTCGGTGCTCGAACTCCTCTCCGTCCCCTATGTCGGCGCCGGCCCCGACGCCTGCCGGGTGGCCTTCGACAAGCCCACCGCCAAGACGGTCGTCCGCTCCGTCGGGCTGCGCACCCCCGACTCGGTGACGCTCCCCAAGGAGACCTTCCACGACCTCGGCGCCTCCACGGTGCTGACCCGCATCGTGGAGCGCCTCGGTCTCCCCCTGTTCGTCAAGCCCTCCCGCGGCGGCTCCGCGCTCGGCGCGTCGATCGTCCGTGCCGCCGAGGACCTCCCCGCCGCCATGGTCGGCTGCTTCGCCTACGGTGACACCGCGCTGATCGAACGCTGCATCGAGGGTGTCGAGGTGGCCGTCTCCGTGGTCGATCTCGGCGGCGGCCCGATGGCCCTGCCCCCCGTGGAGATCGTTCCCGACAAGGGCGTCTATGACTACGCGGCCCGCTACACCGCCGGCCACACCGAGTTCTTCGCCCCAGCCCGCCTGTCCCCCGAGGCCGCCGCCGCCTGCGCCGAGATGGCCGTGACCGCGCACACCGCCCTCGGCCTCCGTGACATCTCCCGCACCGACCTCATCGTCGACGGGGACGGCCTCCCCCATTTCCTTGAGGTCAACGTCGCCCCCGGCATGACCGAGACCTCCCTTCTCCCGATGGCCGTCGAGGCCGCCGGCGACGACCTCGGCACCCTCTGCCGCGTCCTGCTGGAGCAGGCCGCCGCCCGCGGCGCCGCCTGACCCCACGTCCCCGGATCGCCCACGATCTACGGAAGGGACGCGCCGCCCCCGAGGGACACGCCGAACCCGTACGCCGCGCCCCCGGTGCACCCGGCAGACCCATACGCCGGACGCCCTCGGCGCACCCGGCAGAGCGCACCGGGTGCGCATACGACAGACACGCACCCGGTGCGTACGGCGGACGCGCCAGGTGCATGCGCGGCGGACCTACGATGGGCACGGCGGATTCATACGGCGAGGACGGCGAGCGGGCACGGCGAATCCATACAGCGGGGACGGCGAGCGGGCACGGCGAATCCATACGGCGAGGACGGCGAGCGCGCTCGGCGCACGCACAACGGATGCCCTGGCACACACGCCCACCCGGCACACGCACAGCGGACGCCCTGGCACACACGCCCACGGCGCACGCACAGCGGACCCACCGGCTGCGTATGGCGGACCCACCCGGTGCGCGTACGGCAGGCCCCGGTGTGCGTACGGCGGGCGCGTCCAGTGTGTAGATCGGCGGCGAGGGCCGCTCACCTAGGCTGGTCCTGTGCTGACTCCCACTCCCTTCCCCAAGAGCTTCGCCAGCGACAACCACGCGGGCGTGCACCCCGCGGTGCTCGCCGCCGTCGTCGAGGCCAATACCGGAGACGCCCCTGCCTACGGGGATGACATCTGGACCCGGGCGGCAGAGGACGCCTTCCGCGCCGAGTTCGGCGCCCAGGCGACCGTCTACCCCATGTTCAACGGCACCGGCGCCAACGTGGTGGGGCTGGGCCTCGTGCTGCGTCCCTACGACGCCGTGCTCTGCCCTGACACCGCCCACATCAACAGCAACGAATGCGGTGCCGTGGAACGCGTGCTCGGCACCAAGCTGATCCCCCTTCCCACGGGCAACGGCAAGATCACTGTGGACGACATCCGCGGCCAGCTCTCCGCACTGGGCAACACGCAGCGCTCCCAGCCTCGCGTCATCTCCATCTCCCAGGTGACCGAGTGCGGTACCTGCTACACCGCCGACGAGATCGCCGACCTGGCGGAGTTCGCTCACGCCCGTGGTCTCTTCCTCCACATGGACGGTGCTCGCCTGGCCAACGCGGCGGCCGAGCTCAACTGCTCGATGCGTGCGCTCACCACCGACGTGGGGGTGGACCTGTTCAGCTTCGGCGGGACCAAGAACGGCGCCATGGGCGCGGAGGCGCTCGTCATCCTCAACCCCGAGCTGGACGCTCCGGCGCTGTTCCTCCGCAAGCAGGGCATGCAGCTCGCCTCCAAGATGCGCTTCGTCTCCGCTCAGCTGACTGCGCTCCTCACCGGTGACCTCTGGCGTGAGAACGCCGCTCATGCCAACGCGATGGCCCACCGGCTGGCCGACGGCGTCGCCGACCTCCCCGGCCTCTCGCTCCGCTATCCCGTCCAGTCCAACGCCGTCTTCCCAGCTCTCCCGGAGAAGGCGATCGCGGAGCTCCAGCAGCGTTACCTCTTCCACGTCTGGGACGCGGACGAGAACGTGGTGCGGTGGGTGACGTCCTTCGACACCACGCCCGAGCACGTCAACACGTTCATCTCCGACATCCACCTCGCTGTCCGCGCGGCGATCGACGGCTAACCGGAGCTCCTCGGGTGAGGCCATCGGCAGAAGAGAAGGTCGCCGCCCCCGGAGCGGACGGACCAGCGATCACCACACGGCGAATCCACGTTTCACGTGAAACAGAGGGCCCGGCTTGCGGGCGGACCATGCTCCGCGCAGACGGAAGCTCCAGCTCCAGACGGGTCCTAC comes from Streptosporangium roseum DSM 43021 and encodes:
- the trxB gene encoding thioredoxin-disulfide reductase, translating into MMDVRNVIIIGSGPAGYTSAVYSARADLKPLIFEGSVTAGGALMNTTEVENFPGFPDGIMGPDLMDNMRKQAERFGAELIADDVVEVDLTVTPKVVRTATDTYHAKAVILAMGSGYRELGVPNEKRLSGHGVSWCATCDGFFFRGQDIVVVGGGDTAMEEAIFLTRFAGSVTVVHRRDELRASKIMQDRAFANEKIRFVWDSEVADVLGESKVSGVRLRNLKTGEESELPATGLFIAIGHDPRTELVKGQVELDDEGYIKVDSPSTRTNLDGVFAAGDVVDHTYRQAITAAGTGTAASLDAERWLSDHDDN
- the trxA gene encoding thioredoxin, with the translated sequence MGAIKNVTDASFDADVLKSDKPVIVDFWAEWCGPCRQVAPILEEIANEQADKLTIVKLNVDENPSTAGNYGVLQIPTLNVYKNGEVVKQIIGAKPKAMLLRELEGII
- a CDS encoding PLP-dependent aminotransferase family protein; translation: MVASEVRALFAVASRPEVVSLAGGMPYVTALPLDTVGELVADLVARRGPVALQYGSGQGDPHLREQICDVMRMEGIEANADDVVVTVGSQQALDLITRIFIDPGDVILAEGPSYVGALGTFSAYQAKVIHIAMDDEGIIPESLAQTIYALKTAGSPIKFLYTIPTFQNPAGVTLNVARRQQVLDICQRADVLIVEDNPYGMLGFDGEPMRALRADNADGVVYLGSFSKTLAPGFRVGWALAPHAIRDKLVLAMESAVLSHSSFTQLAVGQYLATQPWREQIKTFRELYRERRDAMLSSLEALMPADFTWTRPSGGFFVWATLPEGLDSKALLPRAVSERVAFVPGTGFYADGGGARHMRLSYCYPEPDRIREGVRRLAGVIEQELRLRDTFGTGSSPDHIGVDTPGPDLA
- a CDS encoding D-alanine--D-alanine ligase family protein, with product MSDLGYVLVLAGGLSYEREVSLRSGRRVSEVLRTAGIVVETRDTDASLVPSILADPPDAVFVTLHGGAGEDGAIRSVLELLSVPYVGAGPDACRVAFDKPTAKTVVRSVGLRTPDSVTLPKETFHDLGASTVLTRIVERLGLPLFVKPSRGGSALGASIVRAAEDLPAAMVGCFAYGDTALIERCIEGVEVAVSVVDLGGGPMALPPVEIVPDKGVYDYAARYTAGHTEFFAPARLSPEAAAACAEMAVTAHTALGLRDISRTDLIVDGDGLPHFLEVNVAPGMTETSLLPMAVEAAGDDLGTLCRVLLEQAAARGAA
- a CDS encoding threonine aldolase family protein, with product MLTPTPFPKSFASDNHAGVHPAVLAAVVEANTGDAPAYGDDIWTRAAEDAFRAEFGAQATVYPMFNGTGANVVGLGLVLRPYDAVLCPDTAHINSNECGAVERVLGTKLIPLPTGNGKITVDDIRGQLSALGNTQRSQPRVISISQVTECGTCYTADEIADLAEFAHARGLFLHMDGARLANAAAELNCSMRALTTDVGVDLFSFGGTKNGAMGAEALVILNPELDAPALFLRKQGMQLASKMRFVSAQLTALLTGDLWRENAAHANAMAHRLADGVADLPGLSLRYPVQSNAVFPALPEKAIAELQQRYLFHVWDADENVVRWVTSFDTTPEHVNTFISDIHLAVRAAIDG